GCGCCTTTGCCCTGGATCAGGTTGTACAGCTCATTAGCTGTTTTTTCATCAGATACCTTTTGACAAAAGTCACGCAAGAGAGTCCACTCTTCTCTGGCATCCTTTTCCGGAAACTCGATATACTTGTTCGTATCCAGGATATCACGCGCCAAAGCGGCCTGTTCCTGTTCTTCATCAAACAAACCGCTGTCATCATCACTGTCTTCGACATGTAGAAAAATATCATCGGTCACATAGACAATCTCGCCGGTTTCCTTGTTCAGAAAGGAACGTGAAAACTCGCTCTGAAACTCCATTGCTTCCAGAATATCTGAAAGTTTTACATTCATAACGCTCCTCGCAGTTGGTTCACATCAGGCTGACTTTTCATGCGCCTCCTTGCCCTCAATCGAAACACCAAGATTTACTTGATTTTAATTCGGTTTCGGTCATGCGGCCATGCTCCATTTGAAACGGCCTGTCCGTTGCTGACGGCCTCCGGCGCGTCCGTAACAGACAAATTTAAGAAAACAATAACGCAAGCGCTGATGTATCATTGTCCCGGGTTTTCCATTTTAAATAATATTGATATGAACAAAGATTATTAAATAATTTGCACAATATCAAGACTTTTAATGATCATCTTGTAAATATTGACAAAACATAGAACCCCAAAAAGGGTCGCCGGGAGTTGAACTCTTTCCTCACTTTTACTGAAAAAGGCCTGTGGGGCGCGGGCCGGCGATGAAAGTAAATAATTAGACACAACCGCAACACTCCGGTACGATCCGACCATGAACCGCATTCCAGAGATCAGAGCACCATCCAGGCCCTGAAAGGGCGATATCAACACCACTGACCGCACTGCCTCTTGACATACAATCAAATCAACTCGTTTTCAGATTTATTGTTAACTCGTGCGGCCCTTTTCCCTCAACCGCAACACTCAGATAAACCGATTGTTCGACGCTGAGCGTCCGGACCGGAATGTCAGCGGCATTCAGGTGCGCGCTGCGAACCCGGGCGCCTTCCGGCAGCAGCAGGTCCACCTGACTGTGATCCGCACTGCCGGTAAAGGTCAGGGATAATTGTTTGGACGATTGATCGTACCGGTATTCATAGGACACATAACCGCCGGACGCTTCGTACTTTGCTGTGGCCGATACCTTTTTCACCCCCGCTGCGCTCCAGCGCGGCGCAATTCGCGCCCGGTCAAAAGCAGTGCCCGCATTCTGTATGCCCGCCAGGCCTTCCATCAGCGCGTACATGCACTCGGCTGCCGCCCACTGCTGTGGAATCGTGGACACGATACTCGGTTTGAAATACACCTGTGCGTCACACAGCGTGAGACCGAGGATCATCCATTTCACGTCGGATTTCATGGCATTGAATTCAATGGATTCGATCACGTTGTCGGGATTCGGATTGTTCAGGCCAAACACATACACCCCCACATCGTTGGTCACCGGATTTTCTCCCCTCCAGGCGACTTTTATCTGCGGGATGCCTTTGCGCGGATTCGGCACCGACGGCTGCCACCAGTTACCGATCTCTTTTGCACCGACCGTGTACATGTAGCGGGTGTGCGAGCTGCCGTCGGCATAGTGCAGAGTCACGGACCCGGCGCACAATGCGTTGCCCGCGCCGCCGCCCATGGTATGCAAAACATACAGACTGGCGGCTTTTTGATTCAGATTCAGGGTCGACTCTTGTTTGTAATCGGGGTCTCCGGACAGCGCAAGAACCGCGCGCCGGCTGTTTTTCGCCGGATCGATCACCGCAAACGGAATATCGTGAAACACCTGGTCCCCGACCGGCATGTTGCGCAGATCATTGTCGCCCTCACCGGTCCAGCCCGGCACACCGGGCGCGCCGTCGCCATGCAGATCGGCGTTGGCCGCATCCCGCAGATCGAGTGTGGTAAACTCGCGCGGCGGCGGTGGAATAATTTTACCCTTGTAACAGCCCTGAATGACATTGTTGGTCTGTTGCGCCAGATCGTACACACGCCGCAGGATATCGGCGCCATAGGACTCGTAACCGTGCTCCAGCGCACCCCGGGCCAGTTCCCCGGCGGCGATCGGCGACACGCCGCCGTTCATATATTCCCATTTGTTCACATGCCAGCCTTTTTCAAAGGGCGGATAACAGCAGTACCACTCACCGGGCGACGTCTCGGGCATCTGTTCACGGATGCGCTGATAAGTGCGGATAATCGCCACCGCCTGTTCGTGCGTCACA
This genomic window from candidate division KSB1 bacterium contains:
- a CDS encoding UPF0158 family protein; the protein is MNVKLSDILEAMEFQSEFSRSFLNKETGEIVYVTDDIFLHVEDSDDDSGLFDEEQEQAALARDILDTNKYIEFPEKDAREEWTLLRDFCQKVSDEKTANELYNLIQGKGAFQRFKHAVIRYGLEDDWYEFRDQAQEQAAIAWCRENGIEYE